The Acetomicrobium sp. S15 = DSM 107314 genomic interval TTTTTTGTCAACGCACTCTGAGTATTTAAGGATTTTGCAATTTGAGACTTCTAAAATTAAAACGTTCACATTTATTGGGTTCGTGGGCCTGGATTGACAAAAGCAAGGGGGAAGTTTCAAGATTAGGTAAAATAATAAGACGAGGTGAAAAGACATGATAGAATTTCCAATTTCTAAGGCATTCCAATTTATAGAACCGGGCCCGGTGGTCTTGGTGTCTACCGCCCACAAGGGAAAGGCCAACGTAATGACGCTGAGTTGGCACACGGTAATAGACTTTACGCCACTTATAGGCTGCGTTATAGGCCCCTGGGATTGGAGCTATAACGCCCTCATGGCCACAAGAGAGTGCGTCATCGCTGTGCCCACTGTTGACCTGTTAGAAAAGGTTGTGGACATAGGAAACTGTTCTGGGAAAGACGTGGACAAATTCGCACGCTTTGGACTTACGCCCCTGCCGGCCAAAGACGTCCAGGCTCCTCTTATTGCCGAGTGCCTCGCTAACATAGAATGCCGCGTGGTCGATACCACCCTCACCGATAAATATGGATTATCCATCTTAGAAGGGGTGAGGGCATGGATCGACCCTGACCGCAAAGAGCGCAGGACATGCCACGCCAACGGAGATGGAACGTTCGTAGTCGACGGAGAGACAATAGACTTAAAAGAAAGGATGGTCAAGTGGCAGGATACGCTTTAACCCCCAAGCCAAAGTGGAGCGCGCAAACTTTAAGGTTCTTTGGGCTTCCTCCAAGCCGCCACTTCCCAAGGTTCAATTGGGCCAGGAACTACCCTCATTAACGGGTGAGGGTCTACGTTTGTAACAGAGCAAAGGCTGCGATACCGCT includes:
- a CDS encoding flavin reductase family protein yields the protein MIEFPISKAFQFIEPGPVVLVSTAHKGKANVMTLSWHTVIDFTPLIGCVIGPWDWSYNALMATRECVIAVPTVDLLEKVVDIGNCSGKDVDKFARFGLTPLPAKDVQAPLIAECLANIECRVVDTTLTDKYGLSILEGVRAWIDPDRKERRTCHANGDGTFVVDGETIDLKERMVKWQDTL